GCAACAATGCGATAAACCCCTTATTCTAATATTTCCTTCACCCGCCCGACTTCACCACTTTCCAGGCGGACTTTGATGCCATAGAAGGTTGTCCTGGGCCGGCCAGAATTTGTGTTCTTCCGGTGTAAAGATGCTCCGGTCAGTAAGTGTTAGAATATGGCCGGGATAGTTTTGCTCGATGCTCACCCGTTTCGAAACCAGCACCTCGTATTCTTTGCCCACGCTCATCAGCCCTTTGTCAAAAGACCAGTGGCAGAGTTTACCCTAACGTTGCAAAAGATCAGGATGCCGTAAGTCCGA
This is a stretch of genomic DNA from Candidatus Desulfatibia profunda. It encodes these proteins:
- a CDS encoding DUF2196 domain-containing protein; the protein is MTGASLHRKNTNSGRPRTTFYGIKVRLESGEVGRVKEILE